One genomic region from uncultured Subdoligranulum sp. encodes:
- a CDS encoding ABC transporter ATP-binding protein has protein sequence MPIIQVQDVSMRFNLAQEKTETLKEYAVKLLKHQLFFNEFYALQNVSFSIEQGESVALIGRNGSGKSTMLKLIAGVMYPTRGTVRVNGEIAPLIELGAGFDLELTARENVFLNGAVLGHDRDYMEQHFKNIIDFAELWDFVDVPVKNYSSGMIARLGFSIATEVEAEILACDEILSVGDFMFQQKCHQRMEKMLSGGTTLLFVSHDINQVKQLCKRAIWIDHGHLRGDGPAEEVCDAYVAAMQRGE, from the coding sequence ATGCCCATCATTCAGGTGCAAGATGTCTCGATGCGCTTCAACCTGGCGCAGGAAAAAACCGAGACACTGAAAGAGTATGCCGTCAAGCTGCTCAAACACCAGCTTTTTTTCAATGAATTCTACGCGCTGCAGAATGTCTCCTTTTCCATCGAGCAGGGAGAGTCGGTGGCCCTCATCGGCCGCAACGGCAGCGGCAAGAGCACCATGCTCAAGCTCATCGCCGGGGTCATGTATCCCACCCGCGGCACGGTGCGGGTCAACGGAGAGATTGCGCCCCTTATCGAGCTGGGCGCCGGCTTTGACCTGGAACTCACCGCCCGGGAAAACGTCTTCCTCAACGGTGCGGTGCTGGGCCATGACCGTGACTACATGGAGCAGCACTTCAAAAACATCATTGATTTTGCCGAACTGTGGGATTTCGTGGATGTGCCGGTCAAAAACTATTCCAGCGGCATGATTGCCCGGCTGGGCTTTTCCATCGCCACCGAGGTGGAGGCCGAGATCCTGGCCTGCGACGAGATCCTCTCGGTGGGCGATTTCATGTTCCAGCAAAAATGCCATCAGCGTATGGAGAAGATGCTCTCGGGCGGCACTACGCTGCTCTTCGTCAGCCACGACATCAACCAGGTCAAGCAGTTGTGCAAGCGGGCTATCTGGATTGACCACGGGCATCTGCGGGGTGACGGCCCGGCGGAGGAAGTCTGTGACGCCTATGTGGCAGCGATGCAGCGCGGCGAATAA
- a CDS encoding ABC transporter permease, whose product MQHQSEGQLRTSWGHFKKYRPLIRELVTRDLKVKYRRSFLGYVWSILNPLLMMLLQTLVFSYMFRFDIPNYPLYLICGNTLFNFFNESTNMGMGSVLGNSSLIKKVYVPKFIFPISRVVSSFVNLLFSLAAILLVMLITRSPLYPTLLLVWAPLVLLFLFCCGMALLLSALAVYFRDLQYLYGILTMAWMYATPLFYPLSQLPGFMQQIVKLNPLYHYINCLRCLVMYGFVPGPNTWFACIACAVIMMVLGLAAFRKLQRNFILYL is encoded by the coding sequence GCCCGCTGATCCGGGAGCTGGTCACCCGTGACCTCAAGGTCAAATACCGCCGCAGCTTTCTGGGCTACGTGTGGAGTATTCTCAACCCGCTGCTTATGATGCTGCTCCAGACGCTGGTCTTTTCGTACATGTTCCGCTTCGACATCCCTAACTATCCGTTGTATCTGATCTGCGGCAACACACTGTTCAACTTCTTCAACGAGAGCACCAACATGGGCATGGGCAGCGTGCTGGGCAACTCCTCACTCATTAAAAAAGTCTACGTGCCCAAGTTTATTTTTCCCATCAGCCGGGTGGTGTCCAGCTTTGTGAACCTGCTGTTCAGCCTGGCGGCCATCCTGCTGGTCATGCTCATCACCCGGTCGCCCCTCTATCCCACGCTGCTGCTGGTCTGGGCGCCGCTGGTGCTGCTGTTTCTGTTCTGCTGCGGTATGGCACTGCTGCTGTCGGCCCTGGCGGTGTATTTCCGGGACCTGCAGTATCTCTACGGTATTCTGACCATGGCCTGGATGTACGCCACGCCATTGTTCTACCCGCTGTCCCAGCTGCCGGGCTTTATGCAGCAGATCGTCAAGCTGAACCCGCTGTATCACTACATCAACTGCCTGCGCTGCCTGGTCATGTACGGCTTTGTGCCGGGGCCCAACACCTGGTTCGCCTGCATTGCCTGCGCGGTCATCATGATGGTGCTGGGGCTTGCGGCCTTCCGCAAACTGCAGCGCAACTTTATTCTGTATCTGTAA